In Aspergillus nidulans FGSC A4 chromosome II, the genomic stretch CGAGTTGAGGAATCCCTTCGAGACCACCTGGTGGGATTAGGGAGAGATCGCAAGTCGAAGGCAGAGCGGACTCACCTGGGGCGCTACGCTCTTGACATCGACATTTTTGCACACGATGGCTGCATCCTTACCTCCCCTACATCTGTTAGCACCCGTATCATGTCAATCACCAGGGGAAGCACATACAGCTCCAGAGTCACCCGCTTCAGGGTTTTGCTTGCACTctccatgaccttcttgcCGGTCGCCGATGAGCCCGTAAAGCTAATCTTCCCAATTCCAGGGTGCGCCGTCAGCCAGGGGCCCAGCCTATCATCACCACTCAGAGCCTGCACTACTCCTGGCGGGAAAAACTGCTGCGCCAGCTCAGCAAGCTTTAGCCCGCAGTATGGTGTAAACGGCGAcggcttgatgatgatcacGTTCCCGGTTAGCAGCGCAGGCGCCAACTTAATTACAGCAAGCGCGAGGGGAAAGTTCCATGGGATAATCCCCGCGGCGACACCGATAGGGGTGTGCCGGAcgacaatcttcttctcggcgcTGTCCTTTAGACGATCTCATCCTTGAGCCCCTCAGCGATCTCGGCCTGCGCGCGGATGGTCTGGACGGACGCGACCGCTTCATAGGCTGCGAATTGGAGCTGTTTCGGTCAGCCGATGCTACCGGATCAGGTCTATAGTCTTGACAAATGGACGTACGGGCTTGCCCTGCTCCTGAACAAGGAGCTTTGAGAAATCCTCCGCGTGCTTCTCGATTGCATCGGCAAAGGCTAGCAGCGCCTTCTGGCGCTCCACAAAAGGGACTTCGGACCAGGTCTTGAAGGCCTCCTCAGCCGCGGCGACGGCCTTGTCGACGTCCTCCGCGGTTGCGACGGGGACGTCTGGGTTCGGCTCGCCGGTTGCAGGGTTGATGCCGTGGCGTTTTTCGGCAGTCGAGGTCTGCACCCCGTTGATGGTGTTCTGGTAGTTGTCAAAGACGGAGAATGTCATTTTGCAGTGACTTACAAAGTACCTGCGAGAAATGAGGGAAGAGCGTGGAGCAGTGGGAGGGAGACTGCCTGGCGGGTGCCCCCCTTTAAGTATACGACTACGACTACGACTATGCCGACCACCATTATTACGACCATTACTCGTACCACCACCGCGACGACCACTTCACCGGGAGGAGCTGAGCGGGGAAACCGCAGCTGACAGCCGTCGCCGAGGCTGATCTTCAGCCTGTCGGGCATGCTACCGCAAATGGATACTCTGCCTCAGAGAATGGATATCGTGCCTATAGGAAAGTGGCATTGTACTGAGGGGCTGTGGCTTAATAGTGGGGTTCGACTCTTGGTCTTGCGCTTTAGAAGCATCTAGCTCGGCGCACTGGGGCTTTTCCGGGTCTAGCGAGGGGCACCCCTGGATATAATTGCTCTTCTGCTGTTTTTGCTGTTCAGAAATAGGCGATTCTAACTAATTTCGCTTTGCTTGTGTCGGCGGTAACGGGTAGCCCTAACTGGCAAGCTCTGGCCAGTTCAATGTCCAGCAGCCCACCAGAACACGCTGCCGCGGAAATGATTTGGGCTTCTGCTGTTTGAGACGGGAAGCTCGTTCTTCATGTGGAGACACTTGCAGGTGCCAATTCGACGACGTCTGTGACGCTTGAACTGGCTCTCACTAAAGAAACGCCTTGGCAAAGTAGGCTCGTCCCACACCGTAGACACTCGGCAAAACGCCGTTCCGTGAAGTCAACTTTGGGAATAAGATTATGCATCAAAGGGCACCCTGCTATGGGGTTTTCTCGGCATAGATCCGGCTGACCTCTCATCGCGTTGCCATTATCTTACGGGCTCCGGTGGGGGAAATGCGATCCAGGTATTCAAGATACAAAATAGTTATTCAAGATCACAAAAAGCAAATAGAAGAGTAGAGCACCAGATCGTATTTGGATTATTACTTCGTGGTGTTGTAGGGTCTCTGAAAGCAAGCGTAAGGGGGTATATCAACTATACATGATCAAACCCTCATAGCTAGGGCCCTCATTTTGGATGGGATATCGAATAATCAGGATAATATGAATACTGACGCTATATATTACCGGTAAGCTATGGCAAGCCAATTATGAATAAGCACAGGCTTAAAGTCTCCGACGGTAAGCACTAACATGTCGCAACCAGGTCAATCTATGCGGATCTCTGCAGACAGTGCGGGGAAGAAACCCTACGTCGGCAATTCGAACAATACAAGACAAGTCAGGTCGCTAAAGTCTGATCAGCCGCACTTTTTCGCATTATATCTGCGCCTTCAGATCTCGGCACAATATTCACGATTTGCGCGGGCTATTTGTATCGACTGGGGTGCGGCCAAATACGTACAGGGTGAGACGCAAACCAAGTCAAAGAATGGATTTGAGCACCAAATCAGTATGATGTTCAATATGAGGTTGCCATCAGAGGGTTCTTTTCTCTTATCTAAGGATGACACATTGAGGCTCGAGCCATGGGGACTTGGAAGCTAGTAATTTGGATGATCATATTGCGCCACTGGCAACAGGATGCCTATCAGGACTCTGTGATGCACTCAGAGAGCTCTGGCAGCCTATTCATTTGACCCGCTTCATAAAAATGTAGCAGAACGGCGTCTTGTAGAACGGAGACTTCGGTCTAACGTCGGGCACTTAAGAGAAGAAGTAGAAGAGACATTTGTAGCTCACCGGAGGCTCAGTACCACCTAGAATACCTTGTGACCACTTCAAAGCAAATAGTTGCCTCATTTCTGGCGAATAGTTGAATTAGTTTTTGTGTCACCCTGTAGAGCACGACTGTTACAGCTAGACACGTACGGCATTCCGAGTGTTTTGGATGTTGCCAGCTTGGTAGGTTCCTTCCAAGATACGGAAACGTGGGCGTCTTGCTACAACGGGAAAGCTAGCTCTCAGATCTGCAGCAATGGCAATATTAATGGGGAAGGTCCATCTATGCAGCGTGCTACCGACAGTCTCCATGTGGGATGAATGCACGTATGCATGCACCTATGCATGCATAGAGACCTCCATACATAGATTAATCCGCTGGCGAACGCTTGCAGAAATCAGGTACTTGGTTGATTGGTTGCTGAAAAGTATGTCGTCAGTTCGCCTGCTGCTTTTTAGCATCTAGACGCAAGAGAATATTGTCATCAGCGAGAGTCAGGattgcttccttctcccTTCCCGAGGGACGAAATCATGCCAGTCTTCGTGACCCTTTTGCACCTGAGCTTATTCAGCCATATGCCTTAAACTCTGGCGCCACGACATTTTGCTCCTGTATGTGCGGAGGACAGATTTTGTAAGCAGTTAGTAGGTGAAGTTGTTACTGTGACGGACATGAAGTACGACCATGCTCGCAATCTCAATAATCGGGACATGGAATGCTGCAAGATCATTCAGTATTACCATTGCAAGCGGATCGCAGTATCCTGCTTCCGTAGCCTAGTGCTATCTCTGGCACAGCTATCAGATTATACGAGGGGGTCTCATGGCCTGAATACGAAGAGGCGGAAGATCTATACGCGTAAATCTTTGATATCTAACGCGCATTTAGTCAAACTGTGCGGGAAATCAAGATGACCGACGTTAACAGAGACCCCAAGCATGTTGACTGAACATCCTCGAAAAAAGTACAACCGCTCTGCTGGCGCTTGAAATTTGGTCCTGCGAGTTTGACGGTGTTTCGCCAGAAGGAGATCGCGATCTTACTCGACTGGCCGTCTTTAATGGCAGCAGACGGGATATTCATTCCCCAGCCTAATTATATTCTCTACGATATGCAGCTACCTAGGCGGAGAAACAGTTAAACGCAGGGGTGAGCTTCTCTAGCCTTTGCCGAAAGCAGTGCTCTGTCGCGTATGACCTCCTGAATGGTCCCTAAAGTGGTCCCTAAGGGTTCGCTGGGTGGCCGAATTATAGCTTGCTTGACAAATCTCAGCTGATGATGACGTCTAGACAAACCCGCGGTATTTGGTTAACGCGATAACCTATTGGCAATTGCACCACGACCCATAGACTGTACCTTCGGGCTAGAAATGGATACCGGTGCAATAGATACTACATATCAGCCTAGGAGATCTTTCTGCTTCTAACCCTCGACATAATAGAGTTACGCTTCAACGGTTCAGAAGTGAAGTGAGTActtcctctcagcctcctAGAGAGAATCCCAACAACTTAGTTCAAAGGGCAGGCCCCCTTGGCGTCGAGAGTACAATGTCAAGATTCCTACCAAGTCATCCATCTTTTGCCACGGCAGTACAAATATCTCAAGGCCAAGCTGCGCTATCTTCGGGAAGCTGGACGGCCTGAGCTAGGAAGGGTGGACATATTTGGTGCATGTTTATCAGCGATACATCGGTTTAGCGCTGGGGGTTCTAGCTCTCATTATTGTGTACTAGGCTGAGTATTTTaaagagctggagttggtggaTATCAGTTGAGCTGTCTTTAATCTACGCCGCGAGGAGTTCGCTGAGAACCTGGACGATTATGGGCAGAAGAGGCTCAACCTATCCCTGGGCTTTTCCACTGTTGTATGCTTATAATCACACATGGCATTCCAAGATAAATATTGCCCCAGCTAGAATGATAACGTGGAAGCGTGACGAGGTTGTGGCGTTAAAAATAGCGACTGGCCGTCCTCGGTCCGAACTCCCTCGGCAGCAGGATCCTTCAAATCTGGGGAAAGCGGGCACTCAGACTGGGCTTGGATGACCGAAGTTCTTCATTGAAATTGGCGTAGCAGCGTCTTATGAGTCCTATTGACGTTGAGTTCGCAATATGCTATACTTCCGATCCGCCTGCAACTTCGGCTCATGAATCCTAAGCACCCCAAGGCCAGATATGGTGCTACGTTCCGAATCAGGACTATATAACTGGCCCGGTATTCAGGAAAAGACCCTGTCTTACCCCGCAAATTCTATTTCTCTGACTTTAAAAACTACTGGGCTTGGGAGCTGCCACCTCCTCCCGCCAAGCTGGTTACTTGCTATCTGGCGTTTCGGTGGAGCTACCCTGAGCTTCTCATTTGCGAAAAAAGTAGGCTTTTTAAGCTGGAACGTACTAAGTCAGCAGATATGACAGCTTTGTTCCCCGCAACATGGGCTAAGGTTCGGATGTTTGAGTTTTGCGTAGGATGGTGTCCACCGTCTTCATGGTCTAGGAGAGCCAAGGGAGAAGGAATGCCGGGTAACCTGATACGTTCGACAAGTCGCTCTTGACGGGGTATATAAGAAGCTGGACTGTAGAAGAGAAATTGCAGTTCTTTTTTGCAGTTCTTGGTCGTGGAACTTAAATAccgcaaaagaaaaacaagGACAATGGCCGTTATGGCGGAGATCAAATCGTCCTCTGCTAGGCACGTCGAGGATAACGAAAAGGGTGTGCTCTCTCCACAGGTTTCGGACAGTTCACTTCAATATGATGAAGTCACTGTGAAGCGCATCAAGCGCAAGATCGATGTACGGCTCTGCGTCGTGGTCGCAGTCATGTATACCGTCTGTCAGATTGATCGGGTGAACCTGGCGAATGCGTATAATCCCCATATCCCCCAGGTTCAGCAACTGTTGATTTGATTTAGGGTCGTCGCAGGCATGGGTGCCGAGATCGACCTCACGGGGACACACTATGTATGCCTGCTGCCCTCGTATATGCCCCTATCAATCACACTAACCTTGTCTCGAACATCCAGTCGACAATCGTCGCCGTTTTCTTCCCCACCTACAcggtattccagccggtgatgACGGTCATTGCGCGCAAGCTCGGCCCACGCATATTCATGGGGTTCATCACCATGTCCTGGGGCTTAGTGATGGTGGGCATGGGCCTAGTCAATGACTGGCGTGAACTTGCTAGACTACGCGTCATCCTCGGCCTTTTCGAAGCAGGTCTCTTCCCTGCCGCTGTATTCTTGATTAGCTCCTGGTATATACGCCATGAGACAGGGAAGCGAATCGGCCTGTTTTACCTGCTAGGAAGCGCGATTAGTTCGTTTGGAGGAATTCTTGCTTACGGAGTACGTTTCCCTTCTTCCTAAATAGAGGCTATCTGGAGTCTATGCTAATaaaagcagctgcagcaaatGCACGGACTCCAGGGCCACgcaggctggcgctggatcttTATCATCGAGGGCGTTCTCACCGTCGCGATAGGGTTAGCCGGGTTCGTGCTTATTGTCGACTTCCCTGAAGACGCGCGCCGTACGCGCTGGTTCCTGACGGACAGGGAGATTGATATCATGATTGACCGAGTTGAGAAAGACCGTGGCGACGCACATGTTACGCCGTTTGTTTTGAAGGAGTATCTGAAGTACGGACTCGAGTGGCAGGGTTGGCTGCTGGCTGTCAACTTCCTGATGACGGCCATCGTTATGTGAGAGGTCATTCATTGATACAATGTCGTCTTCAGAACTAATCGATATAGATATGCCGTCTCGTACTTTCTTCCTATTGTCCTCATGCAGGGCCTTGAATTTAATGTTGCAGAGGCCCAGACTCTTACTGCTCCTGTATGCGTCCTTCCCTCCATGATCACGGTTACGTACTGACTCTCTGAAATAGTGCTTTCTATTTGGCACACTCCTCGGTCTAACAGAGTCTTGGCTATCCGATAAATATAAGACGCGAGGGATAGTAGTAGTCATCAACGCCGCTCTCCAGATAATGGGGGTTGCGCTCTTGGGGTATGCGAAAAACAACGGGGTGCGATATTTTGGGGCTTTTATACTGGCCGGATCCTGCAACGCCAATATCCCGGCATCACTAACTTACCAGTCGAATAATATCACAGGTCAGTGGCGAAGAGCGTTTGGGTCGGCCTTGATTGTCGCTGCCGGCGGCGTTGGCGGCGTTATTGGGGGCTTAGTGTTTCGTGACCGAGACGCGCCTGATTATCGGTACGGTTTTATCCTTaaattctctttcttggGAAAGGTTGTTGATGTGCCTACAGACCCGGCTTATGGACGTGCTTCATTGCGGCTGCGATCACAGTTGTTTCGGTGGGTATCACAACTGTCACTATGGGGAGGAGGAATCGGAGGCAAGCGGCTGGGGAGGTGATTTTCAATACGCCGGGGTTTAGATTCACTCTGTAGCATGACTGAGTCCCTGCAGAC encodes the following:
- a CDS encoding aldehyde dehydrogenase family protein (transcript_id=CADANIAT00005171) — its product is MTFSVFDNYQNTINGVQTSTAEKRHGINPATGEPNPDVPVATAEDVDKAVAAAEEAFKTWSEVPFVERQKALLAFADAIEKHAEDFSKLLVQEQGKPDSAEKKIVVRHTPIGVAAGIIPWNFPLALAVIKLAPALLTGNVIIIKPSPFTPYCGLKLAELAQQFFPPGVVQALSGDDRLGPWLTAHPGIGKISFTGSSATGKKVMESASKTLKRVTLELGGKDAAIVCKNVDVKSVAPQVVSKGFLNSGQICLAVKRIYVHESIYEEFRDAAVAYAKTVQVGPGTQEGVFMGPLQNSMQYEKVKGFFADLTKEQLSLTHTDGKAFDDKPGYFIKPTIIDRPAEDSRIATEEQFGPIVPLLTWNDESEVIARANNTRMGLGASVWSSDLDEAARIAAKLQAGSVWVNTHFESDPRAPFGGHKESGIGTENGLHGLRQWCNLQTLYLKK
- a CDS encoding uncharacterized protein (transcript_id=CADANIAT00005172) gives rise to the protein MNKHRLKVSDDSAGKKPYVGNSNNTRQVRSLKSDQPHFFALYLRLQISAQYSRFARAICIDWGAAKYVQGETQTKSKNGFEHQISMMFNMRLPSEGSFLLSKDDTLRLEPWGLGS
- a CDS encoding uncharacterized protein (transcript_id=CADANIAT00005173) → MWDECTYLVDWLLKTRVRIASFSLPEGRNHASLRDPFAPELIQPYALNSGATTFCSSIRLYEGVSWPEYEEAEDLYA
- a CDS encoding uncharacterized protein (transcript_id=CADANIAT00005174); the encoded protein is MAVMAEIKSSSARHVEDNEKGVLSPQVSDSSLQYDEVTVKRIKRKIDVRLCVVVAVMYTVCQIDRVNLANAVVAGMGAEIDLTGTHYSTIVAVFFPTYTVFQPVMTVIARKLGPRIFMGFITMSWGLVMVGMGLVNDWRELARLRVILGLFEAGLFPAAVFLISSWYIRHETGKRIGLFYLLGSAISSFGGILAYGLQQMHGLQGHAGWRWIFIIEGVLTVAIGLAGFVLIVDFPEDARRTRWFLTDREIDIMIDRVEKDRGDAHVTPFVLKEYLKYGLEWQGWLLAVNFLMTAIVIYAVSYFLPIVLMQGLEFNVAEAQTLTAPCFLFGTLLGLTESWLSDKYKTRGIVVVINAALQIMGVALLGYAKNNGVRYFGAFILAGSCNANIPASLTYQSNNITGQWRRAFGSALIVAAGGVGGVIGGLVFRDRDAPDYRYGFILKFSFLGKVVDVPTDPAYGRASLRLRSQLFRWVSQLSLWGGGIGGKRLGR